The following are encoded together in the Corynebacterium jeikeium genome:
- a CDS encoding UDP-N-acetylmuramoyl-L-alanyl-D-glutamate--2,6-diaminopimelate ligase, translating into MTSLKQLAEICGGTLTGPWEGVEVTSAAIGSQDVEQGGLFCAVPGQKVHGATFAADSKAAAVLTDAAGQRIIDDAPTPLPCIVVDNVRKWMGPVAAEVYGHPARQLKTIGITGTSGKTTTSYLVEKALLESGLRVGLIGTTGTRINGQPIPTSLTTPEAPTLQALLARMVAEGVTHLVMEVSSHALQLGRVHGVHFDVVAFTNLSQDHLDFHPTMEDYFQAKALLFERAEDGGVPGTAVVCCEDEWGERMRAIAAKYSSTVALYPQGGNHEAETGSPVWSIASAEVAPNGRQHIRLSIAGGSEPRELDYSIGMAGSFNQANSLVALACIEAVTGEPLSSDSTAVQALADVQVPGRMQLVEEGQDFLAMVDYAHKPGAVQAVLGSLHDYLPDPAARIGIVLGAGGNRDHDKRAIMGRIAAELADAVFVTDDNPRDEEPSVIREAIYAGAREGVQKKEQEQSTNAETVCEIVPDRAEAIAAAVTWARPGDAVVVAGKGHEKGQLVAGKMHPFDDVEELATALKNRVRQEREADNGEGR; encoded by the coding sequence ATGACATCGTTGAAGCAGCTCGCTGAAATCTGCGGAGGCACCCTCACTGGGCCTTGGGAAGGCGTTGAGGTGACCTCCGCCGCGATTGGTTCTCAAGATGTGGAGCAGGGTGGTTTGTTCTGCGCCGTTCCCGGACAGAAGGTCCACGGCGCGACCTTCGCCGCGGATAGCAAAGCCGCCGCTGTTCTGACCGATGCCGCAGGCCAGCGCATTATTGATGACGCCCCCACGCCGCTACCGTGCATCGTTGTCGACAACGTTCGCAAGTGGATGGGGCCGGTAGCTGCAGAGGTTTATGGCCACCCGGCGCGTCAGTTGAAGACCATCGGGATTACCGGTACGTCGGGCAAGACCACCACCAGCTACTTGGTGGAAAAGGCTCTTCTGGAATCCGGACTGCGGGTGGGCCTGATCGGCACCACGGGTACACGCATCAACGGCCAGCCCATCCCTACCTCACTGACTACTCCCGAGGCACCCACGCTGCAGGCCTTGCTGGCACGAATGGTGGCCGAGGGAGTCACGCACCTCGTGATGGAGGTTTCCAGCCACGCATTGCAGCTAGGCCGCGTGCACGGCGTGCACTTTGACGTGGTGGCGTTTACGAACCTGAGCCAGGATCACCTGGATTTCCATCCGACGATGGAGGACTACTTCCAGGCGAAAGCGCTGCTGTTCGAACGCGCGGAGGATGGTGGTGTTCCGGGCACCGCTGTGGTCTGTTGTGAGGACGAGTGGGGCGAGCGCATGCGCGCCATCGCCGCGAAGTACTCGTCGACCGTGGCGCTGTACCCCCAGGGCGGCAACCACGAGGCCGAAACCGGCAGCCCCGTGTGGTCTATTGCTTCCGCCGAGGTGGCTCCCAACGGCCGCCAGCACATTCGCCTGTCTATCGCGGGCGGCTCCGAACCGCGAGAGTTGGATTACAGCATCGGCATGGCGGGTTCCTTTAACCAGGCCAACAGCCTGGTGGCTCTGGCCTGCATCGAGGCAGTCACTGGAGAACCGCTGTCTAGCGATAGCACAGCCGTACAGGCTCTGGCGGACGTGCAGGTTCCCGGCCGGATGCAGCTGGTCGAGGAAGGCCAAGACTTCCTGGCCATGGTTGACTATGCGCACAAGCCGGGCGCGGTGCAGGCCGTGCTGGGCAGCTTGCACGACTATCTGCCGGATCCGGCAGCCCGCATTGGCATCGTCCTCGGAGCCGGTGGAAACCGCGATCACGACAAGCGCGCGATCATGGGCCGTATCGCCGCGGAGTTGGCGGATGCGGTGTTCGTCACGGATGACAATCCCCGGGATGAGGAACCTTCCGTGATTAGGGAGGCTATTTACGCCGGGGCGCGAGAGGGCGTCCAAAAGAAGGAACAAGAACAATCAACCAACGCCGAGACCGTGTGCGAGATCGTGCCCGACCGTGCGGAGGCCATCGCCGCAGCCGTAACCTGGGCACGGCCCGGCGATGCGGTGGTCGTCGCCGGTAAGGGGCATGAAAAGGGGCAACTTGTGGCAGGAAAGATGCATCCCTTCGACGATGTGGAGGAGTTGGCGACGGCTTTGAAGAACCGGGTACGGCAAGAGCGTGAGGCAGATAATGGTGAAGGTAGGTAG
- a CDS encoding UDP-N-acetylmuramoyl-tripeptide--D-alanyl-D-alanine ligase: MIELTTQKIAEVTGSTLINDVDPQAVVTGPVEFDSRKITPGAIFMALPGARADGHDFADAALNSGAALLIVGRPVEQPALLAAPVEINEQTSNATAFEFDAEGHGAAVLAAIDKLARYNTDVLAAEEGMVVVGVTGSAGKTSTKDLIGAVLREAGETVAPPGSFNNEIGLPYTALRAGRDTRFLVSEMSARGVGHIQHLTTVTPPRVGVVLNVGSAHLGEFGSRQAIAQAKGELVEALPAAADGGLAVLNADDDKVAAMDKRTAARVVRFSTEGATGAAGVPADYYATDIELDAVARASFMLHHPVGEPVRVELSVFGAHQVSNALAAAAVGIEMGIDAATVASLLSSHVAASVNRMDVRTRESDGVTIINDSYNANPESMRAGIDALAYTAKGRRDAASWAVLGQMGELGEDASDEHAELGHVLAQRRIDHAVIVGNGVNQRALANAARESGVETQVVENIDGAVNYLDMSLNPQDVVLIKASYSDGLWAVAEGLLIGEDQGA, encoded by the coding sequence ATGATTGAGTTAACGACACAGAAGATCGCCGAGGTAACCGGCAGCACGCTGATTAACGACGTGGATCCGCAGGCCGTAGTGACCGGCCCGGTGGAGTTCGACTCGCGCAAGATCACACCGGGCGCGATCTTCATGGCTCTGCCAGGTGCACGTGCCGACGGCCACGACTTCGCCGATGCAGCTCTGAACAGCGGCGCCGCGCTGCTGATCGTTGGCCGCCCGGTGGAGCAGCCCGCCCTATTGGCCGCTCCGGTGGAGATCAACGAACAAACCTCCAATGCCACCGCATTCGAGTTCGACGCGGAAGGTCACGGCGCAGCAGTGCTGGCGGCGATCGATAAGCTCGCGCGCTATAACACCGACGTGCTGGCAGCCGAGGAGGGCATGGTCGTCGTCGGCGTGACCGGCTCTGCGGGCAAGACCTCCACGAAGGATCTGATTGGCGCGGTGCTGCGCGAGGCAGGGGAGACCGTCGCTCCGCCCGGCAGTTTCAACAACGAGATCGGCCTGCCTTACACAGCCCTGCGTGCGGGCCGCGACACGCGCTTCCTCGTTAGCGAGATGTCCGCCCGTGGCGTAGGCCACATCCAGCACTTGACGACCGTTACCCCGCCGCGAGTGGGTGTGGTGCTGAACGTCGGCAGTGCCCACCTGGGCGAGTTCGGCTCCCGCCAGGCCATCGCGCAGGCGAAGGGTGAGCTGGTGGAGGCTCTGCCGGCTGCCGCCGATGGGGGCCTGGCCGTGCTGAACGCAGACGACGACAAGGTTGCGGCGATGGATAAGCGCACCGCCGCGCGCGTTGTGCGTTTTTCCACGGAAGGCGCGACGGGGGCAGCGGGCGTGCCGGCGGATTACTATGCGACCGACATCGAGCTCGACGCTGTAGCCCGCGCCAGCTTTATGCTGCACCACCCAGTAGGGGAGCCGGTGCGTGTGGAACTTTCAGTATTCGGCGCCCACCAGGTCTCGAACGCGCTCGCCGCCGCGGCGGTTGGTATCGAGATGGGTATTGACGCCGCCACGGTCGCATCCCTGCTGAGCTCTCACGTCGCCGCTAGCGTGAATCGCATGGATGTGCGCACCCGCGAATCTGACGGAGTGACCATCATCAACGATTCTTATAACGCCAACCCCGAATCCATGCGCGCGGGAATCGACGCGCTGGCTTACACCGCCAAAGGCCGTCGCGATGCGGCGAGCTGGGCCGTGCTGGGGCAGATGGGTGAGTTGGGCGAGGACGCTAGCGACGAGCACGCCGAGCTCGGCCACGTGCTGGCGCAACGACGCATCGACCACGCGGTGATCGTGGGCAACGGGGTGAATCAGCGTGCGCTGGCCAACGCTGCTCGAGAGAGCGGTGTGGAAACCCAAGTCGTCGAAAACATCGACGGCGCGGTGAACTACCTAGATATGAGTTTGAATCCGCAGGATGTAGTGCTGATCAAGGCATCGTATTCGGACGGACTATGGGCAGTGGCTGAAGGACTGCTCATCGGTGAGGATCAAGGAGCTTAA
- a CDS encoding peptidoglycan D,D-transpeptidase FtsI family protein, with protein sequence MSTPNDRRSPRTVESNSWLILDTSFARFSKRVRLVFLVVFLTVLALLLRLVWVQLVASPSLSTQAQMQRTSVITEPALRGGITDRNGQVLAYTMDARSLSVHPKKLEEFMQERHELDPEGVPEPKRRIEDIAKRLPEMINKEGDDIEEDDIRKKLTSDKDYEVLVRNVDPDVAEKVAEEFPEITAERQDLRQYPNGAVAQNMIGKISTDNQGQFGLELSQDARLQGINGSRTVDVAGDGYLIPGSTRDVHPAVNGDSYELTIDLDAQTYVQQALQQAREKSGAKSASAVVLDSKTGEIIAMGSSDSIDPNGDIEKQLKRKKVFGDRATADSFEPGSVAKIMTAAAAIQEGKTTPDEVLKVPGSIDMSGVTVKDAWEHGEVPYTTTGVFGKSSNVGTLMLAQRVGEDKMYDYFRKFGVGQAAGVGLPYEVSGYMPELSQWSGGTFANLPIGQGMSMSLLQMTSIYQALANDGVRVEPRLINKITSSDGAELAADPAKETRVVSPETARTTVDMFRAVTQKDETGVQQGSGAPAAIDGYQVSGKTGTAQQVDPDTGAYSNSAYWINFAGIAPADKPRFVVGIMLDNPQRGTDGGAGGSAAPLFHDIMAWMLDHYNVPLSEKAGPKLMLEANQ encoded by the coding sequence GTGTCTACCCCTAACGACCGCCGCTCCCCGCGGACGGTTGAATCCAACTCGTGGTTGATCCTGGATACCTCCTTCGCGCGTTTCAGTAAGCGCGTCCGCCTTGTATTCCTGGTCGTCTTCTTGACGGTCCTCGCTTTGCTGTTGCGCCTGGTCTGGGTTCAGCTGGTGGCTAGCCCGTCGTTGTCTACTCAAGCTCAGATGCAGCGCACTTCCGTGATTACCGAACCAGCCCTGCGCGGCGGCATCACCGACCGTAACGGTCAGGTGTTGGCCTACACAATGGATGCACGGAGCCTGTCGGTGCATCCAAAGAAGCTTGAGGAGTTCATGCAAGAGCGTCATGAACTAGATCCCGAAGGTGTGCCCGAGCCCAAGCGGCGCATCGAAGACATCGCCAAGCGTCTGCCCGAGATGATCAATAAAGAAGGCGACGATATCGAGGAAGACGATATCCGCAAGAAGCTGACCAGCGACAAAGACTATGAGGTGCTGGTGCGCAACGTCGACCCGGACGTAGCGGAGAAGGTCGCTGAGGAATTCCCCGAGATTACCGCTGAGCGCCAGGATCTGCGTCAATACCCCAACGGCGCGGTGGCGCAGAACATGATCGGCAAGATCAGTACCGATAACCAGGGACAATTCGGCCTGGAGCTTTCCCAGGATGCGCGCCTGCAGGGCATCAACGGTTCCCGCACCGTGGATGTTGCCGGCGATGGCTACCTGATCCCGGGCTCCACCCGCGACGTGCACCCAGCCGTCAATGGTGATTCCTACGAGCTGACCATCGACCTGGACGCGCAGACGTATGTGCAGCAGGCGCTGCAGCAGGCGCGGGAGAAGTCGGGCGCAAAGTCCGCCTCGGCCGTCGTGCTGGATTCGAAGACTGGCGAGATCATCGCCATGGGCTCCAGTGATTCGATCGACCCTAACGGGGACATTGAAAAGCAGCTGAAGCGCAAGAAGGTCTTTGGCGACCGCGCAACGGCCGATTCCTTTGAACCCGGCTCCGTGGCCAAGATCATGACCGCCGCCGCGGCTATCCAGGAAGGCAAAACCACCCCGGATGAGGTTTTGAAGGTTCCCGGCAGCATCGATATGTCCGGCGTGACCGTTAAGGATGCGTGGGAGCATGGTGAGGTTCCGTACACCACCACGGGCGTTTTTGGTAAGTCCTCGAACGTTGGCACCCTGATGCTCGCGCAGCGCGTGGGCGAGGACAAGATGTACGACTACTTCCGCAAGTTCGGCGTGGGTCAAGCCGCGGGCGTGGGCCTGCCCTATGAGGTATCCGGCTACATGCCAGAGCTAAGCCAGTGGTCTGGCGGCACCTTCGCGAACCTGCCGATCGGTCAGGGTATGTCCATGAGTTTGCTGCAGATGACCAGCATTTACCAGGCGCTGGCCAATGATGGCGTGCGCGTGGAGCCCAGGTTGATCAACAAGATCACCAGCTCCGACGGAGCGGAGCTGGCCGCCGACCCAGCGAAAGAGACTCGTGTGGTTTCCCCGGAGACAGCCCGCACAACCGTGGACATGTTCCGCGCAGTCACGCAGAAGGATGAGACAGGTGTGCAGCAGGGCAGTGGTGCACCGGCTGCGATCGACGGCTACCAGGTTTCCGGCAAGACGGGTACAGCCCAGCAGGTCGATCCGGATACCGGAGCTTATTCTAACTCCGCCTACTGGATTAACTTCGCTGGCATTGCGCCCGCCGACAAGCCCCGCTTCGTCGTGGGCATCATGCTGGACAATCCCCAGCGTGGAACTGACGGGGGCGCGGGTGGCAGTGCTGCACCTTTGTTCCACGACATCATGGCGTGGATGCTCGACCACTACAATGTGCCGCTGTCTGAGAAGGCAGGGCCAAAGCTGATGCTGGAGGCAAATCAATGA